GGCTGGAGAAGAGCGCGCGCCCGCCTCCGCTCCGCCTCCGTCCGGGGGCGCGGGCGCAGTGGCCCGGGCGGAGGATCGCAGGGGGCAGGGCCGAGACAGCGAGGAGGGGCACAGGAGAAAGCGGGAGCGATAAAAGGAAGCAAGGCTGCCCTACCCCACGGCAGGCCGGCGGGCAAGCTCCTGCGTCCCTTCCGTCTGGCCCTtgccggcggcggcggcggggaggCGCGCGGCCCGCTGCCGGCCCATGGAGGCTTTCCCTTGGGCGCCACGCTCGCCCCGCCGCGCCCGCGCCCCCGCGCCTATGGCGCTCGTGCCCAGCGCCCGCTACGTGAGCGCCTCGGGCCCGGTGCACCCGCagcccttcagctcctggaaCGACTACCTGGGGCTTGCCACGCTCATCACCAGGGCTAGCGACCGCGGCTCCCCGCATGAGGGGCCCGGGCCCACGGCGGCGGGGCCCACGATGGGGCCGCCCGAGGACGATGAAGACGATGACGGCGAAGAGCCGGAGGCCGGGGGCCGCTACCTGGGCGGTGCGTTGGAACTGCGCGCACTAGAGCTGTGTGCCGGCCCCGCTGAGCCCGGGTTGCTGGAGGAGCGCTTCGCTGAGCTGAACCCGTTTGCAGGGCGCGCCGCCGCGGTTCTGCTGGGCTGCGCGCCCACCGCCtccaccaccgccgccgccgcatCCACGGCCGAAGTGACGCCGCGCGAAGAGCCAAGCCCTGCGTGGGCTGCCGAGCCTCGTCTGCACGCGGCTTCCGGGGCGACCGCCGCACGTCTGCTGAAACCGGAGCTTcaggtgtgtgtgttttgccggAACAACAAGGAGGCGGTGGCGCTCTACACCACACACATCCTCAAGGGCCCGGACGGCCGGGTGCTGTGCCCGGTCTTGCGCCGCTACACGTGCCCCCTGTGCGGCGCCAGCGGCGACAACGCACATACCATCAAGTATTGCCCGCTCTCCAAAGTGCCACCGCCCACCGTCCGCCCGCCGCCGCGCAGCAACAGGGACAGCCTGCCCAGCAAGAAGCTGCGCTAGGAGCGGGCTGCATCAAGCTGTGTACACCTGAAACCTGCGCTCCTCTCCCTTGCCTCAATTTGGGAAGTCGTCTTGATTTTACGGAAGCCGCAGGAGCGCAGCACTTTCTTGTGGAGTGGTCGGTCTCTGACGTTGAAATCTTGAATTTTGTCCCTAGTTTCTAAAACGCGCATCCAGAACGGTGAGGGCTGAGCGGGTGTACCACCGGTTGAGTTGCGGTGAATGAGGCGCTGTTTACTGTATACGTCGGCCTAGTTTAGGTGCGCAACCGTATGAAATTGTCTCTCATCTTGGATGTTTCGTTTTATGAATGGAGGCACTTTATAACGTCTAAAGTATTTTTAATAGCCTCTGAACTGAGTGTAAAACTAACAATTGTATGGAATGTcggcaaaatgacttttattgttTGATgcaattaatttattttagtttgtCATTCTAATTGCAGGTAAAGCAACTTAGTGCACTTCCCAGTATTGAGAGGGTGTTCTTCCTCGTGGCTTGTTTCTGTCCTAGATGGGAGGCTTAAAGGCACAATCTGTAGCAGGTAGAATACAGTTCCTTATCCTTTTATGCATCAGATATTCTGAATTAGCAAGTAGTCTTTCCAATCCTTAAAATTAACTGTGCCAAGGCTTAATCATATCGTGTACATATTTGGAAACGGTGCTGTTTGAGAGACGTGTATTTATACAGTGACAGTATTATGAATCCATTAATCTCCCCAGTAACTCCTGCTTAGCATTTTCTCTATGCACTACCCCGATGGTCCAATTCTTTGTGTCTGATGCTAAGACATTTCCTCCTCAGAAAGGAGGAAACCTATTTAGAGCAGTGTTAACCCACCTTGATTGCTCAAGTTCAGGGTTCCTAAATAGAAAATGGGGAACTATAATGCAATAACTCGAGTTCCAAAAGGTTCTACTCTGGGCTGTTTGCCTTTCAATTTACAGAGGGTGTGCCAGAATAAACCACTTCAAGTCTGTCTCATTAACTCCCTCTTGGTGGTTCCACTATTACTGAGACCCTTGTCTGCTTCCAGAACCCCAAAAGATCTTCATGCAAAGTTCCTCTTTCCAGTACTCCTGTAAATCTATCATAGTGAGTGCTGGAATATGGCACAAAACTACCTACCATCTAGACAGAAGAGGCAAAGGTAAAGGTGAATTAAGATAAATTCAGCCATGCATCAACACCACTATCTGCTAATACCAGCCAAGAGTTTAAGTATATAATGTTTGCAATAGTCAGATTTAGCTAGGAATACTGGGAGTTAGGCTAGACTGCCTTTCGTATTAAGTAGCAACTTTACAGCAAACTTACTTTCTGTATAAAAAGAGGCTGGTGTGAAAATACAGCTGTTAGCCCTATTGGTAAAAGGGAGGACTTTCTTCACAAGGAAGAAAACTATCCCTGTTAGTTATAGCCCCACATTCACTGGGCCTAGGCCTGAATGTAATAAAACGTTGTTATTTTGCTAGAAAATATACTACTTGTTTTGAGGTGAAGTTTTTCAAGTCAACATAAATTCACATCCTCTAGCTAATCTGCCTTTTCAAAAAGGTATTCTCAatgtcaaaagcaaaatcaagtcAGATTGCTGTAATCCCATCAGATATTTCCCAAGGCACGTATGTATGGTGCCAGTATTTAAGCACATGAGCTGAACCATGACCACATGTACCTAATGCCAACTTTTAATTTTCGGCATCTTACCAGAACTAAAGGCTGCTGAAACTGGCATTCTTGTCCCATGGTATTGAGAGGGCTCTTGGAAAATATCAAACTAAGTAGCTGTTATATTAACAGGGAGACAGCTGTCAGAAAAGCGCTTCTAAACACAAGGACCCAAGTTCTATCCCCAGCATCTACATAAGGGAATAGTGgtatgcctataaccccagtgctCACGAGGCAGAGGCCAGCCACGCTACATGGATGGGCTCCAGGTCTGAGTGAAAAACATGATCTCATAAGCTAGATGGTTGTCTGAAGTTGGACCTCCACATTCATCTGCAGATTTGGGGTAATTTAAGCCAAAGGTAGCTATGATTGCATCACTGGGGACACTAGCAAGGCAGTCTAGCTCCAGGTATGGAAAAACCCAGATTCAAAAGAAACATCTTGTTTGAAGAAAAGGAGAATATGATTGAGTAGGGCAAcccttgacctctgacctccatgtgcttGCACACAGTAGTGACCACACAAAACTGTATCCCACATGGTGTTCTCCAACCCATGCCAAGTCTGTGTTTCCCAGCTAACAGATACTGAAAGTgtacagccaaaaaaaaaaaaaaaaaaaagaaaaagtacttGTTTTTCTAGTGTTCTAGAGAAAATAAACTTAGCCCTAAAAATAACCAATCCTTTAATCCTgacactcaggaagtagaggaaggCTTGGAATGCAATGTTATAAAGGTTTTGCAAAATTGTTTACAGTAGACATCCAAGTTTAGGGCCATGGGTATAGCTCaatgatagagcacttgcctagaatgcaCAAAACCCTAGAATGCCATTAAAGGGACAAAAATGAAACTTAAAACCCAAAGTTTCATATAACACTTTGATAAAGTTGGCTTCTGCCTAAGAAAGCACTGTGGATCTGGCTAGACCACAAAAAGGGACAGCATTGTAACAGCTTCACCATGGGCAGAAAGGCACAGGTTGTGCTGTGCTTTAGCCTGCATTTGTCTATCCAAACTTGCTAGTTTTATCggctttttacttttttgtactttatttttccTATAAAGTCCTTTTCAGAAGTTAAATGGCTTTGATTATAACTTTTGTTAGATATATTAAACCAAAACCATGTATTTCAAAACTATCAGAAATGTGTTTTATTTCAGGCTAATTTTGTTGTCTTGAGTTTGCTGAATAACATGCCCTCTAATATAATATAGCTGATATATAATTCCCTCTATTATAAATATAACTTTGACAAAGTGTCTTTGGGAAAAACATGAAGAGTTTCACCAGCCAAAACTGACCTGGAAAATTCTGGAATTACAAGCCATGTAGCATTGGTGGCTCTTGACTAATACCCCATACATATGTTTGATCCCCCTAATGTAGCTAGCTCTTCTAAGGATTCTCTCCACCTTCAAGCATAGCTATAGAAGCATTAAGGCTCCATTTGTTTACAGCCCCAGAAGCCACGGGGCTCACCTGGCACATCCGGAAGATTAATCAGCTTTCCTTTAACCTCTTTAATGCTGGTGGGGTCACAGTAGACGGAGAACTGTGATGGTAGGAACCCATGAGCCAGACCACAAAGCATCAGATACTTCTGTCCCCACCCTGTTCTCTAGGTTCTCtcccaaaacaaaaagcagaaaataTCTGGAAACCCCAACTGAGCTGCAAGGCTAGGTCTGCAGGAAAACCTGCTCCCCGCCCTACCTTGTACATTCATCTAAATGTAGCTGATCAAAAGAATCACTTGCTGGGGATTATCTATGGCGTCACATTAGCATCAGGCTCACTAGTAAAAACATACATAGGCAAGTTACTGCCCCAAATAAAGCCAGtggtctttaaaacaaaaaaccaataacaAAACACCAGTAGTCTCTAAGTACTTTTACTCGTTTTGACTGAGTAAGCCCTCTAGCCACAAGAAACTTCCATATTTGAAATTTCAGTCCTCAgtaacaaagggaaaaaaatcattatcATCTCTTCTGGGCTGACAGTTTTAACAATGTAGTATTTTAAACCACTACTTAGTAAAATTTATAGGCTTACACAGATTCTAAGTTTGTGGCAAAAATCCTCTACAACTATGTTATTGGATTCTTTCCTAATTCCTGATGAAACCCAAGGTGATACCTCATGCACACCACCTCAGAGAAGGATTCAAGGTAATGTTTCCATGAACAAGGGCACTTCGCAAACTTGCTAGCTGCTACTATTTGCTTTTTGTGTTGTTATTCTTTTGATACTAACAATGACATATTTTAAGAGCAGtgataaaaattca
This genomic stretch from Mus musculus strain C57BL/6J chromosome 19, GRCm38.p6 C57BL/6J harbors:
- the Nanos1 gene encoding nanos homolog 1, encoding MEAFPWAPRSPRRARAPAPMALVPSARYVSASGPVHPQPFSSWNDYLGLATLITRASDRGSPHEGPGPTAAGPTMGPPEDDEDDDGEEPEAGGRYLGGALELRALELCAGPAEPGLLEERFAELNPFAGRAAAVLLGCAPTASTTAAAASTAEVTPREEPSPAWAAEPRLHAASGATAARLLKPELQVCVFCRNNKEAVALYTTHILKGPDGRVLCPVLRRYTCPLCGASGDNAHTIKYCPLSKVPPPTVRPPPRSNRDSLPSKKLR